The following are from one region of the Bacillus methanolicus MGA3 genome:
- the ptsP gene encoding phosphoenolpyruvate--protein phosphotransferase, with protein MDFLKGIAASSGIAIAQAYRLVEPDLSFEKKQIDDSAKEIDRFQSALSKAKTELEKIRDRAKTELGDDKAAIFEAHLLVLSDPELITQIENKIKTENVNAEYALKETTDMFIAMFEQMDNEYMKERAADIRDVTKRVLSHLLDVQIANPSMINEEVIIVAEDLTPSDTAQLNRKYVKGFTTDIGGRTSHSAIMARSMEIPAVVGTKTVTKEIKNGDLIIVDGLKGEVHINPSPELIEKYKKELADFEAQKAEWAKLVNEKSFSADGHHVELAANIGTPDDLEGVICNGGEGIGLYRTEFLYMGRDQLPTEEEQFEAYKAVLEGMKGKPVVVRTLDIGGDKELPYLNLPKELNPFLGFRAIRLCLEEQDMFRTQLRALLKASKYGNLKIMFPMIATLDEFREAKAIFEEEKEKLVLNGTVVSDNIEIGIMVEIPSTAILADQFAKEVDFFSIGTNDLIQYTMAADRMNERVSYLYQPYHPAILRLVKMVIDAAHKEGKWVGMCGEMAGDEIAIPILLGLGLDEFSMSATSILKARSQIRHLSKSDMEKLAEKVLQMKTTEEVVQAVTSVTKIE; from the coding sequence ATGGATTTTTTGAAAGGAATCGCTGCTTCAAGCGGAATTGCAATTGCACAAGCTTATAGGTTAGTAGAGCCTGATTTATCTTTTGAAAAGAAGCAGATAGATGATTCAGCCAAGGAAATTGATCGTTTTCAGTCTGCTTTATCGAAAGCAAAGACAGAGCTTGAAAAAATTCGCGACCGTGCAAAGACAGAGCTTGGAGATGATAAAGCGGCAATTTTTGAGGCACATCTGTTAGTCTTAAGTGATCCTGAACTAATTACCCAAATTGAAAATAAAATTAAAACAGAAAACGTGAATGCAGAGTATGCACTTAAGGAAACAACTGACATGTTCATAGCCATGTTTGAGCAAATGGACAATGAATATATGAAGGAACGTGCTGCAGACATTCGCGATGTAACAAAGCGTGTACTTTCTCACTTGCTCGATGTGCAAATTGCAAATCCAAGCATGATTAACGAGGAAGTTATCATTGTTGCGGAAGATTTAACTCCGTCAGATACAGCTCAATTGAACCGTAAATATGTAAAAGGTTTTACAACTGACATTGGAGGAAGAACTTCTCACTCAGCGATCATGGCGCGTTCGATGGAAATTCCTGCAGTTGTCGGAACAAAAACTGTCACGAAAGAAATTAAGAACGGTGACTTAATCATTGTTGATGGATTAAAAGGAGAAGTCCATATAAACCCGTCACCAGAATTAATCGAAAAATATAAAAAAGAACTGGCTGATTTTGAAGCGCAAAAAGCTGAATGGGCTAAGCTGGTGAATGAGAAATCATTTTCAGCAGACGGTCATCACGTTGAACTTGCTGCCAACATTGGAACGCCAGATGATTTAGAAGGTGTTATTTGTAACGGCGGGGAAGGTATTGGACTTTATCGGACAGAATTTCTTTACATGGGACGCGACCAGCTGCCGACTGAAGAAGAGCAATTTGAGGCATATAAAGCGGTTCTTGAAGGAATGAAAGGAAAACCGGTGGTCGTTCGAACGCTTGATATCGGCGGAGACAAAGAACTTCCATATTTAAATCTTCCAAAAGAATTGAATCCCTTTCTTGGATTCAGGGCGATTCGTCTCTGTCTTGAAGAGCAAGACATGTTCCGAACACAGCTCAGGGCTTTATTAAAAGCCAGCAAATATGGAAACCTGAAAATTATGTTTCCGATGATTGCTACGCTCGATGAATTCCGTGAAGCAAAAGCTATTTTTGAAGAAGAGAAAGAAAAGCTTGTTTTAAATGGAACAGTTGTTTCGGACAATATTGAAATCGGAATCATGGTTGAAATTCCTTCCACTGCAATCCTAGCTGATCAGTTTGCAAAAGAAGTGGACTTCTTTAGTATTGGAACAAACGATTTAATACAATATACTATGGCAGCGGACCGTATGAATGAGCGTGTTTCCTATTTGTATCAACCATATCACCCGGCTATTTTACGCCTTGTAAAAATGGTGATTGATGCTGCACATAAAGAGGGTAAGTGGGTCGGAATGTGCGGTGAAATGGCAGGAGATGAAATTGCTATTCCAATTCTGCTTGGTCTTGGTTTAGATGAATTTTCAATGAGCGCTACTTCCATCTTAAAAGCACGCTCACAAATTCGCCATCTATCAAAGAGCGACATGGAAAAGCTTGCTGAAAAAGTTTTGCAAATGAAAACAACAGAAGAAGTGGTACAAGCAGTTACGTCTGTAACGAAAATTGAATAG
- a CDS encoding ATP-binding protein, with translation MGKLKNSFFIYLIIVIIPALAGSFYHIHHLLEEDFQQRKNHSKWVASIHQKSWDQLITETVTSLEIISILLENSRQYPENLAALLQKTQQRDPRYGGLYLLDRTGKVISGSNDFLSDADLSEHDYINTAIVTKDTIISDHPEILGNGQKVIGLAMPVMSDKRDIRSILVAYLRIDYIQNIMKELTPDTKLYIVNSNDKSIININVTDTSTLKTKQWVVVPLELLPWSIKVEIKDFQLSDLLPKMVEFLIRILILFHILFLLIKYVLLKRRVTKEKAQIEAQKLELVGTLAASTAHEIRNPLTGIKGLIQLLSEKYKDEEDQYFFSVINKEIKRINEIVSEFLILGKPAAQILEVLDLRNIFIELNPLILSEANLYNVKYYCLLPPEPVLVKCTNDQIKQVVLNLTKNAFESMPDGGILKVELKKDNRSCIIEVTDTGTGIAEEELSKIFDPFYTSKDTGTGLGLVICKRIVESFGGTIQIISNKQQGTKAVISLPLDISIENKISRARPTVKKPGMMLGRKETK, from the coding sequence ATGGGCAAACTCAAGAACAGTTTTTTCATTTACCTTATTATTGTTATTATTCCTGCACTTGCAGGTTCATTTTATCACATTCATCATCTTCTGGAGGAAGATTTCCAACAAAGAAAAAATCACTCAAAATGGGTCGCCTCCATTCATCAAAAGAGCTGGGACCAATTAATAACTGAAACAGTTACAAGTCTTGAAATTATTTCAATTCTGTTAGAAAATTCTCGGCAATATCCAGAAAATCTTGCAGCCCTTCTTCAGAAAACACAACAAAGAGATCCTCGTTATGGAGGTCTTTATTTGCTTGATCGAACTGGAAAAGTCATCTCAGGGTCAAACGACTTTTTATCCGATGCGGATTTATCTGAGCATGACTACATCAATACCGCTATCGTAACAAAAGATACGATCATTTCTGATCATCCTGAAATTCTCGGCAATGGACAAAAAGTAATAGGATTAGCAATGCCCGTCATGTCTGATAAAAGAGACATTCGTTCAATATTGGTCGCCTATCTCCGCATCGATTATATCCAAAATATTATGAAGGAGCTTACACCGGATACAAAGCTTTACATAGTAAACTCCAATGATAAATCGATAATAAATATTAATGTGACCGATACTTCGACACTGAAAACTAAGCAATGGGTAGTCGTACCGCTCGAGCTTTTGCCATGGAGTATTAAAGTAGAAATTAAGGATTTTCAACTATCTGATTTATTGCCTAAGATGGTCGAATTTTTGATTCGTATTCTTATTTTGTTCCATATTTTATTTTTGCTGATTAAATATGTTTTATTAAAAAGGCGGGTAACAAAGGAAAAAGCGCAAATTGAAGCTCAAAAGCTGGAACTTGTCGGAACTTTGGCTGCTAGCACTGCCCATGAAATCAGAAATCCGCTTACAGGAATAAAAGGACTAATTCAGCTATTGAGTGAAAAATACAAAGACGAAGAAGACCAGTATTTTTTTTCAGTTATTAATAAAGAGATCAAACGGATCAATGAAATCGTCAGTGAATTTCTTATTCTTGGAAAGCCAGCTGCACAAATATTAGAAGTTTTAGATTTGCGAAATATATTTATTGAGCTTAATCCGCTTATTTTATCAGAAGCAAATCTATATAACGTCAAATATTATTGTTTGCTTCCTCCAGAGCCTGTACTAGTAAAATGTACAAATGACCAAATAAAACAGGTTGTACTAAATTTAACAAAAAATGCATTTGAATCGATGCCGGACGGCGGAATCCTAAAAGTTGAATTAAAAAAAGACAATCGATCATGCATAATCGAAGTAACGGATACAGGGACAGGAATTGCAGAGGAAGAGCTCTCAAAGATTTTTGACCCTTTTTATACCTCAAAAGATACTGGAACCGGGTTGGGACTCGTCATATGCAAACGAATTGTTGAATCCTTTGGTGGAACAATTCAGATCATAAGCAATAAACAACAAGGTACTAAAGCGGTCATTTCCTTGCCGCTTGATATTTCAATAGAAAACAAGATTAGCAGGGCACGGCCTACGGTAAAAAAACCGGGTATGATGCTTGGCCGAAAGGAGACAAAATAA
- a CDS encoding phosphocarrier protein HPr has translation MVEKQFKVIADTGIHARPATLLVQAASKFDSEITLEYKEKKVNLKSIMGVMSLGVGKGADIKIIAEGSDEEEAMRSLEETLNKEGLAE, from the coding sequence ATGGTCGAAAAACAATTTAAAGTTATCGCTGACACAGGTATTCATGCTCGTCCTGCTACTTTACTTGTACAAGCTGCAAGCAAGTTTGATTCAGAAATTACCCTTGAATACAAAGAGAAAAAAGTGAACTTAAAATCAATTATGGGTGTTATGTCGCTTGGTGTAGGAAAGGGTGCAGACATCAAAATTATTGCTGAAGGCAGCGATGAAGAAGAAGCAATGAGAAGCTTAGAAGAAACTTTGAATAAAGAAGGTTTGGCTGAGTAA
- a CDS encoding ATP-dependent Clp protease ATP-binding subunit: MLCQKCHNNQAVIELNININGNKQHYHLCDECYRKERSKLGAAFGPSMFGFSGFNPSSFEDLFKQFSAFPANEMSGMSEINGAQVQQGHRGGGFIDQFGRNLTQLAKAGLIDPVIGREEEVDRVIEILNRRNKNNPVLIGEPGVGKTAVVEGLALRIAEGKVPAKLLNKEVYLLDVASLVANTGIRGQFEERMKRLISELQARKNIILFIDEIHLLVGAGSAEGSMDAGNILKPALARGELQVVGATTLKEYRQIEKDPALERRFQPVQVLEPSLEKTYEILKGIQSKYEDYHEVKYTDEAIRACVNLSHRYIQDRFLPDKAIDLMDEAGSKMNLLSGNADREQIEKRLSEISKEKEVAIREENFEKAAALRDEEAKLEKLLNDQHGTNRPEITVQHIQEIIEKKTGIPVGKLQEDEQEKMKNLETNLAAKVIGQEEAVRKVAKAIRRSRAGLKSKNRPIGSFLFVGPTGVGKTELTKALAEELFGTKDAMIRLDMSEYMEKHSVSKIIGSPPGYVGHEEAGQLTEKVRRNPYSIILLDEIEKAHPDVQHMFLQILEDGRLTDSQGRTVSFKDTVIIMTSNAGVGHKTIKVGFDKSDAIKETSILDSLGSFFKPEFLNRFDSIIEFKSLEKEDLLKIVDLMLNELNETLEEQGLKLEISLEVKEKLVELGYVPEFGARPLRRVIQEQLEDKIADFVLDQPDVKELKAVLQNGEIVVSAIE, translated from the coding sequence ATGCTTTGCCAAAAATGTCATAACAATCAAGCTGTGATTGAATTGAACATAAATATTAATGGCAACAAACAGCATTATCATCTTTGCGACGAGTGTTACCGTAAAGAAAGATCAAAATTAGGCGCTGCTTTTGGTCCTTCGATGTTCGGTTTTTCAGGCTTTAATCCATCTTCTTTTGAGGACTTATTTAAACAATTTTCAGCCTTTCCAGCTAATGAAATGAGTGGAATGAGTGAAATAAACGGAGCTCAAGTCCAGCAAGGCCACAGGGGCGGCGGTTTTATCGACCAATTTGGCCGTAACTTAACTCAACTGGCCAAAGCCGGACTTATAGATCCAGTAATTGGTCGTGAGGAGGAAGTAGACCGAGTTATTGAAATATTGAATCGCCGAAATAAAAACAATCCGGTTTTAATCGGTGAACCGGGTGTCGGAAAAACAGCTGTAGTTGAAGGCCTTGCATTAAGAATTGCAGAAGGAAAAGTGCCAGCCAAACTTCTTAACAAAGAAGTGTATTTGCTTGATGTCGCATCACTTGTTGCCAATACAGGAATTCGCGGTCAATTCGAAGAGAGAATGAAACGGCTGATTTCCGAATTGCAAGCACGAAAAAATATTATTTTATTTATTGATGAAATCCATCTATTGGTTGGGGCCGGTTCTGCAGAAGGTTCTATGGACGCAGGAAATATTTTAAAACCAGCTCTAGCCCGCGGCGAATTGCAGGTAGTCGGAGCAACAACATTGAAAGAGTACCGCCAAATTGAAAAGGATCCTGCGTTAGAACGCCGATTCCAGCCAGTGCAAGTACTCGAACCATCACTTGAAAAAACTTATGAAATCCTGAAGGGCATTCAGTCAAAATATGAGGATTATCATGAAGTGAAATACACCGATGAAGCAATTAGGGCGTGTGTGAATTTGTCACATCGTTATATCCAAGACCGCTTCCTTCCAGACAAAGCCATTGATTTAATGGACGAAGCCGGTTCAAAGATGAATTTATTATCAGGAAATGCAGATAGAGAACAAATCGAGAAACGCCTAAGTGAAATTTCGAAAGAAAAAGAAGTGGCTATAAGAGAAGAAAACTTCGAAAAAGCTGCTGCTCTTCGCGATGAAGAAGCAAAGCTAGAAAAATTGTTAAATGATCAACATGGAACAAACCGCCCAGAAATTACCGTACAACACATTCAAGAAATTATCGAAAAGAAAACCGGAATTCCTGTCGGAAAACTCCAGGAAGATGAACAAGAAAAGATGAAAAATCTTGAAACAAACCTTGCAGCTAAAGTGATCGGCCAAGAGGAAGCTGTAAGGAAAGTTGCGAAAGCAATCCGCCGCAGCCGTGCAGGTCTCAAGTCAAAAAACCGTCCGATCGGATCCTTCTTGTTTGTTGGCCCGACTGGAGTCGGTAAAACAGAATTGACAAAAGCCTTGGCTGAAGAACTGTTTGGCACAAAAGATGCCATGATTCGCCTTGATATGAGCGAATATATGGAAAAGCACAGTGTATCTAAAATCATCGGCTCTCCGCCTGGATATGTAGGCCATGAAGAAGCTGGACAACTGACAGAAAAAGTGCGCCGCAATCCATACAGCATTATTTTGCTCGATGAAATTGAAAAAGCCCATCCGGATGTTCAACACATGTTTCTGCAAATTCTTGAGGACGGTCGTTTAACAGACAGCCAAGGCAGGACAGTCAGCTTTAAAGATACAGTCATAATTATGACAAGTAATGCCGGCGTTGGTCATAAAACCATTAAAGTGGGATTTGATAAAAGTGATGCTATAAAAGAAACAAGTATCCTGGATTCACTTGGCAGCTTCTTTAAGCCTGAATTCTTAAACCGCTTTGACAGCATTATTGAGTTTAAATCTCTTGAAAAAGAGGATCTTTTAAAAATTGTAGACTTAATGCTCAATGAATTAAATGAAACATTGGAAGAACAAGGCCTCAAACTTGAAATATCACTTGAAGTGAAAGAAAAGCTTGTAGAACTCGGATATGTTCCAGAATTCGGTGCACGCCCGCTTCGCCGTGTCATTCAAGAACAATTAGAAGACAAAATTGCTGATTTTGTATTGGATCAGCCTGATGTCAAAGAATTGAAAGCAGTGCTACAAAATGGCGAGATTGTCGTATCAGCAATCGAGTAG
- a CDS encoding YkvS family protein, protein MKKAEVGNVIEFKNGLQGIVEKVNENSVIVDLTYMENYRDLELEQRTVVNHKNYKIIREKTQ, encoded by the coding sequence TTGAAAAAAGCTGAAGTGGGAAATGTGATTGAATTTAAAAATGGCTTACAAGGCATCGTAGAAAAGGTCAATGAAAATTCTGTAATTGTTGACTTAACATATATGGAAAATTACCGGGATCTTGAACTAGAACAAAGGACAGTGGTTAATCATAAAAATTATAAAATAATAAGAGAAAAAACCCAATAA
- a CDS encoding CPBP family intramembrane glutamic endopeptidase: protein MKKCVSDLTLIIGIVLAHLLLFFTFEDKSVFWYMYTASMLLHISYTIVKEDVDDQTSFKSYLFYGICSGIILFGVFWAGNDLINILHLPFNNDINKLYNRFSPSEIWHYIVLILVIIPGEEIFWRGFVQKRISRHLNHTLSILIAALLNASVNIYSEFMILPFAAFVSGIFWGWLYKWKKSIPLVIVSHLIFDLFLFVLLPLR from the coding sequence ATGAAAAAGTGCGTCTCCGATTTAACACTAATAATCGGAATTGTCCTCGCACATCTTCTGCTTTTTTTTACTTTTGAAGATAAGTCCGTGTTTTGGTATATGTATACTGCGTCCATGCTCTTACACATAAGCTACACAATTGTGAAAGAAGATGTCGATGATCAAACATCTTTTAAAAGCTACCTGTTTTACGGTATTTGTTCCGGGATTATCCTGTTTGGTGTTTTTTGGGCAGGAAACGACTTAATCAATATTCTTCATTTGCCATTCAACAATGACATCAACAAGCTTTACAATCGCTTTTCACCATCTGAAATATGGCATTATATCGTATTAATTTTAGTTATTATTCCCGGTGAAGAAATATTTTGGCGGGGTTTTGTTCAAAAAAGAATTTCGAGGCATCTAAATCATACTTTAAGTATTTTAATTGCTGCTTTATTAAATGCGAGCGTCAATATATATTCCGAATTTATGATTTTGCCGTTTGCTGCATTCGTAAGCGGAATTTTTTGGGGCTGGCTCTACAAATGGAAAAAAAGCATCCCTCTTGTCATTGTGTCTCATTTAATATTTGATCTTTTCTTATTTGTTTTACTGCCTCTAAGATAA
- a CDS encoding SDR family oxidoreductase has translation MDLNLSGKTALIAASSQGLGRAIAEGLLKEGANIVISGRDESKLKQVVTEIDREGSGKVAFVRADVTNIEDIKKMVQTATDSFGRLDILVNNAGGPPAGSFETITDEDWQKSFELNLLSYIRLIREALPALKTNGGKIINIASSSIKEPIPGLILSNTFRTAIVGLSKTLAQELAPYNILINTVAPGRIATDRVRHLDQVNAEKLGLTREEVEAKIKESIPLKRYGTPQEFANFVVFLASDANTYVTGSSFLVDGGMVKSI, from the coding sequence ATGGATCTTAACCTTTCTGGTAAAACTGCTTTAATTGCTGCATCAAGCCAAGGACTGGGACGGGCTATTGCAGAAGGTTTGTTAAAAGAAGGAGCGAATATTGTTATATCAGGACGTGATGAATCAAAGTTGAAACAAGTGGTAACTGAAATCGATCGTGAGGGGTCGGGAAAAGTAGCATTTGTGCGAGCAGATGTTACAAATATTGAAGATATTAAAAAAATGGTTCAAACAGCAACCGATTCTTTCGGAAGACTTGATATACTTGTCAATAATGCTGGCGGCCCACCAGCTGGGTCGTTTGAAACAATTACAGATGAAGATTGGCAAAAATCATTTGAATTGAATTTGCTTTCTTACATCAGGCTGATCAGGGAAGCGTTGCCTGCTCTTAAGACGAATGGCGGTAAAATTATTAATATTGCATCATCATCCATAAAAGAGCCGATCCCGGGGTTAATACTCTCTAATACATTCAGAACAGCAATTGTCGGGCTGTCGAAAACACTTGCGCAAGAACTTGCTCCTTATAACATTTTAATAAATACAGTTGCTCCCGGAAGAATTGCGACTGACCGCGTAAGGCACCTCGACCAGGTGAATGCAGAAAAGCTTGGTCTTACGAGGGAAGAAGTTGAAGCAAAGATAAAGGAATCAATCCCATTGAAACGGTATGGAACTCCTCAAGAGTTTGCAAATTTTGTTGTTTTCCTGGCTTCTGACGCAAATACATATGTAACGGGCAGTTCGTTTTTAGTGGACGGCGGGATGGTCAAATCGATTTAA
- a CDS encoding M3 family oligoendopeptidase has protein sequence MRFEEYIYTRPDVEKAKKSFQSAIEKFQSSSSVEQQLEAMNEINKIRNHISTMFNLCYIRHSINTNDEFYKNEQDYMDEIQPVVEGLVTKYYEALVQSPFRKELEKKLGSQLFALAEAQLKTFSPEIVPLLQKENKLSTEYTKLLASAKIFFEGEERTLAQLEPFTESTDRKMRKKASEAKFGFLAENEETLDRIYDDLVKVRTEIAKKLGYKNFVELGYYRMYRTDYNAEMVANFRKQVEEFIVPIATKLKERQRERIGVEKLKYYDEGFNFKTGNPTPKGSPEWIIENGQKMYDELSKETGEFFRYMRENGLMDLVAKKGKAGGGYCTFIEDYKSPFIFSNFNGTSGDINVLTHEAGHAFQVYSSRHFDIPEYYWPTYEAAEIHSMSMEFFTWPWMELFFKEDTEKYKFAHLSSALLFLPYGVSVDEFQHWVYENPEATPKERKQAWREIEKKYLPHKDYDGNEYLENGGFWQRQGHIYNSPFYYIDYTLAQICAFQFWKRSRENREEAWHDYVNLCKLGGSLPFIELVKRANLISPFEDGCVQSVVGEIENWLNSIYDKYL, from the coding sequence ATGAGATTTGAAGAATATATATATACCCGGCCTGATGTTGAAAAAGCAAAGAAATCGTTTCAATCTGCAATTGAAAAGTTTCAATCCTCTTCATCAGTTGAACAGCAATTAGAAGCAATGAACGAGATTAATAAAATTCGCAATCATATTAGCACGATGTTTAACCTTTGCTATATTAGGCACTCCATTAATACGAACGATGAATTTTATAAAAATGAACAGGATTACATGGATGAGATTCAACCTGTAGTTGAAGGGCTTGTAACGAAATACTATGAGGCCCTTGTTCAATCTCCGTTCCGCAAAGAACTCGAAAAAAAATTGGGAAGTCAGTTATTTGCATTGGCAGAGGCGCAACTTAAAACTTTCTCTCCAGAAATTGTTCCTCTTTTGCAAAAAGAGAATAAACTGTCAACCGAATATACGAAATTACTAGCATCTGCCAAAATCTTTTTCGAAGGCGAGGAACGGACTCTTGCACAATTGGAGCCGTTTACGGAATCAACGGACCGCAAGATGAGAAAAAAAGCGAGTGAAGCCAAGTTTGGTTTTTTAGCTGAAAATGAGGAAACGTTGGATCGAATCTATGATGATCTTGTAAAAGTTCGGACAGAAATTGCCAAAAAACTCGGGTATAAAAACTTTGTAGAACTCGGCTATTACCGTATGTACCGTACGGATTATAATGCTGAAATGGTTGCCAATTTCCGGAAGCAGGTTGAAGAGTTTATCGTTCCAATTGCCACAAAACTAAAAGAACGCCAGCGTGAGAGAATTGGAGTAGAAAAGCTAAAGTATTATGATGAAGGGTTTAACTTTAAGACCGGAAATCCTACACCTAAAGGAAGCCCTGAATGGATCATCGAAAATGGTCAAAAGATGTATGATGAACTTTCAAAAGAAACAGGAGAGTTTTTTCGCTATATGCGAGAAAACGGCTTAATGGATCTTGTTGCAAAAAAAGGAAAAGCGGGCGGAGGCTATTGTACATTTATTGAAGATTATAAATCTCCGTTTATTTTTTCAAACTTTAATGGAACTTCAGGGGATATAAATGTATTAACACATGAAGCCGGTCATGCCTTCCAAGTTTATTCAAGCAGACACTTTGATATTCCTGAATATTATTGGCCAACGTACGAAGCTGCGGAAATTCATTCAATGAGCATGGAATTTTTCACTTGGCCATGGATGGAGTTATTTTTTAAAGAAGATACAGAAAAATATAAGTTTGCTCATTTAAGTTCAGCATTATTATTCCTTCCTTACGGGGTATCAGTTGACGAATTTCAGCACTGGGTTTATGAAAATCCAGAAGCGACTCCAAAAGAAAGAAAGCAGGCTTGGAGAGAAATCGAAAAGAAATATTTGCCGCATAAAGATTATGATGGAAATGAGTATCTTGAAAACGGAGGATTTTGGCAGCGTCAAGGTCATATTTACAATTCTCCATTTTATTATATTGATTACACACTTGCACAAATTTGTGCATTCCAGTTCTGGAAACGGTCTAGGGAAAATCGGGAAGAAGCTTGGCACGATTATGTAAATCTTTGTAAACTGGGAGGAAGCCTTCCTTTTATTGAACTCGTAAAAAGAGCCAACTTAATTTCACCATTTGAGGATGGCTGTGTTCAATCCGTCGTTGGCGAAATCGAAAATTGGCTTAATTCCATTTACGATAAATATTTATAA
- a CDS encoding DUF6254 family protein — translation MTKSKKEKERAWTIRKQEQNPHGKVKSFQEVEQNKK, via the coding sequence TTGACTAAGTCTAAAAAAGAAAAAGAGCGGGCATGGACAATACGAAAACAGGAGCAAAATCCACACGGCAAAGTAAAATCATTTCAAGAAGTAGAACAAAACAAAAAATAA
- a CDS encoding MarR family winged helix-turn-helix transcriptional regulator — MSSESVSQSLKLFIVLSRAYKAIDEQVSKFIQANGLNPTEFAVLELLYHKGKQPLQQIGNKILLASGSITYVVDKLEQKELLVRAACPDDRRVTYAQITEKGKSFIESIFPEHEQNIHQLMSHLTEEEKETAIHLLKKLGLSVRKY; from the coding sequence ATGAGTTCAGAAAGTGTTAGTCAATCCTTAAAATTATTTATTGTTCTTTCTAGGGCTTATAAAGCGATTGATGAACAAGTTAGTAAATTTATTCAAGCAAATGGATTGAATCCGACTGAATTTGCCGTTCTTGAATTACTTTATCATAAAGGGAAACAGCCGTTGCAGCAAATTGGTAATAAGATTTTGCTGGCAAGCGGGAGTATCACATATGTTGTTGACAAATTAGAGCAGAAAGAGCTATTGGTTCGCGCCGCCTGTCCGGATGATCGAAGAGTGACATATGCTCAAATCACTGAAAAAGGAAAATCGTTTATTGAAAGTATTTTTCCGGAACATGAACAAAATATCCATCAATTAATGAGCCATCTTACAGAAGAAGAAAAAGAAACGGCCATTCATTTGTTAAAAAAGCTCGGATTATCCGTACGCAAATATTAG
- a CDS encoding membrane protein, producing MRTNWSQALQIAAVYVGTVVGAGFATGKEIVEFFSRFGFIGMIGILIGGYIFIFLGSKLMRIAAVIGADSYQDFNLYLFGRHFGTLINILMLVMLFGVSAVMLSGAGAVFDEQLGISRISGIIVTIVLSIFVMIVGIKGLFAVNIFVVPMMVTFSFYLMFISVQLPHFQDQLLSIPFAEDGWKSVVAPFSYTAFNLSLAQAVLVPVAKEIKDVRTIKWGGILGGLALTFILLSSHTTLIMLPDFRSYEIPMAVTMKNLASGFYWIYVFIIYGEIFTSIIGNIFGLERQLKKYVKAPSIIIVSGIFVIVFLISFVDYGTLLSYLYPIFGYISLFFIILLWIKPLEEM from the coding sequence GTGAGGACAAACTGGTCTCAAGCTCTGCAAATTGCTGCTGTTTATGTTGGAACCGTTGTGGGAGCTGGATTTGCAACCGGAAAAGAAATAGTCGAATTTTTTTCGCGTTTTGGATTTATTGGGATGATTGGCATATTAATTGGCGGCTATATTTTTATTTTTTTGGGCTCAAAATTAATGAGAATTGCAGCTGTGATAGGGGCTGATTCTTATCAAGATTTTAATCTTTATTTATTTGGCCGCCATTTCGGAACTCTTATAAATATATTAATGCTTGTTATGCTTTTTGGCGTTTCCGCTGTTATGCTGTCAGGGGCCGGGGCAGTATTTGATGAGCAGCTGGGAATATCGAGGATCTCAGGAATTATTGTGACCATTGTTTTATCGATTTTTGTAATGATTGTAGGAATTAAAGGGCTATTTGCTGTTAATATTTTCGTCGTTCCGATGATGGTCACTTTTAGTTTTTACTTAATGTTCATTTCTGTTCAATTGCCTCACTTTCAGGATCAGCTTTTATCGATTCCTTTTGCTGAAGATGGGTGGAAATCAGTTGTTGCCCCGTTTTCATATACTGCGTTTAATCTTTCGCTCGCACAGGCAGTCTTAGTGCCAGTTGCAAAGGAAATAAAGGATGTTCGGACAATCAAGTGGGGGGGAATTTTAGGGGGGCTGGCATTAACTTTCATCCTGCTGTCGAGCCATACGACATTAATTATGCTGCCTGATTTTAGAAGTTATGAAATTCCTATGGCAGTCACGATGAAAAATTTGGCCTCAGGATTTTATTGGATATATGTTTTTATTATTTATGGCGAAATCTTTACATCGATTATTGGAAATATTTTTGGATTGGAAAGGCAATTAAAGAAATATGTAAAAGCTCCATCCATCATAATAGTTTCAGGGATTTTTGTAATTGTTTTTCTTATAAGTTTTGTAGATTACGGTACATTGCTTTCCTATTTATATCCAATTTTCGGCTATATCAGTCTGTTTTTTATCATTTTATTATGGATAAAACCTCTTGAAGAAATGTGA